The window CTGCACGATCGGCGGCATGGTCGGCAACAACTCCTCCGGCGCGCGCTCGCTGCGCTATGGCAAGACGGTCGACAATGTCGTTGCGCTGAAAGCGTTGTTCCATGACGGCGAGCCCTTCGCGCTCGGCGAGGGGCCGGTCGACGACAATGCCTCGCCGCGGGCGCGAGCGCTGATGGAGACGATGCTGGCGCTGGCCGACCGGCATCGCGACGAGATCGAGGCGATCTTCCCGAAGGTGCAGCGGCGCGTCGGCGGCTATAATCTCGACGAGCTGATCGTGCCACGGCCGAACCTGTCGCATCTGCTGGTGGGCTCGGAGGGCACGCTGGCGCTGACGACGCAGGCGACGCTGAAGCTCTCGCCCCTGCCGCAGCACCGCGTCATGGGCGTCTGCCATTTTCCGAATTTCCGCGCGGCGATGGAGACGACGCAGCATCTCGTCGCGCTCGGGCCGGCTGCGGTCGAGCTCGTCGACAACAACGTGCTGGTCTTAGGCGCCGACATCCCGCTCTTTGTGCGCACGCTCGCCGACATCACCAAGGGCAAGCCGAATTGCCTCTTGCTGGTCGAGTTCGCCGGCGACAATCTTTCCGCGCTGAAGGCCGATCTCAGGCGGCTCGACCAGTGCATGGCCGATCACGGCTTCTCTGACGCGGTGGTCGAGGTCATCGAGCCGGCCCGGCAGAAACCGGTCTGGGAGGTGCGCGAGGCCTGCCTCAACATCATGATGTCGATGAAGGGCGACGGGAAGCCGGTCTCCTTCATCGAGGACTGCGCCGTTCCGCTCGAGCATCTCGCCGACTATACCGACGCGGTCACGGCCCTGTTCGAGCGGCACGGCACGCGCGGCACTTGGTATGCGCACGCCTCGGTCGGCTGCCTGCATGTCCGCCCGATCCTCAACATGAAGACGGAAGCTGGCGTGAAGGCGATGCGCGGCATCGCCGAGGAGGCCTGCGAGCTGGTACGGCGCTTCAAGGGCTCGTTCTCGGGCGAGCATGGCGACGGCATCTCGCGCTCGGATTTCGTCGAGCCGATGTTCGGTGGGCCGCTCACCCGCGCCTTCGAGGCGGTCAAGGACGGGTTCGATCCGGGGAACCACCTCAACCCCGGCAAGATCGTCCGGCCCTATCATATGGACGATCGCAGCCTGATGCGTTTTCCGCCGGGCTACGCCACGCCGGTGCCGATGGAGACCGCGCTCGACTGGTCGGATTGGGGCGGCCTCGGCGGCGCGGTCGAGATGTGCAACAACAACGGCACCTGCCGGAAGATGGCCGGCGGCACGATGTGCCCGTCCTATCGCGCGACGCGCGAGGAGCAGCATCTCACCCGCGGCCGGGCCAACACGCTGCGCCTCGCCATCTCCGGCCAGCTCGGCGAGGGCGCCTTCACCTCGCCCGAGATGAAGGAAACTCTCGATCTCTGCGTCTCCTGCAAGGGCTGCAAGCGCGATTGCCCGACCGGCGTCGACATGGCTCGGATGAAGGTCGAGTTCCTGCATCACTATCATGCGAAGCACGGCCTGCCGCTGAAGGAGCGGTTGATCGCCTATCTGCCGCGCTATGCGCCGTTCGCCGCGACGCTCGCGCCGCTGATGAACCTGCGCGATCGCATCCCGCTCTTGGCCAAGCTCAGCGAACGCTGGCTCGGCTTCTCGGCGCGGCGCTCGCTGCCGGTCTGGCGCACGCCCTGGCGCGAGACGGCCGGCCGGTCAGACCTGTCCGCCGTGCGGGGCGATGGCCGCGACATCGTGCTCTTCGGCGACACCTTCAACCGCTATTTCGAGCGCGAGAATCTGGAAGCGGCCGAGCGCGTGCTCAAGGCCGGCGGCTACCGCTTGCATCGCGTCGAAGCTGCGGGGGGAGGCCGGCCGCTTTGCTGCGGGCGCACCTTCCTCTCGGCCGGGCTGGTCGAGGAGGCCCGCGCCGAGGCGCGCCGCACGCTCGATGCGCTCGCACCCTTCGTCGCCAAGGGCGCGCGGATCGTCGGACTCGAACCGTCCTGCCTGATGAGCTTTCGCGACGAGTTCGGCGCGCTCTTGCCGAAGGCCGAGGTCGAGCCCTTGGCCAAGGCGGCGCTGCTGGTCGAGGAATTGCTGGCTGGCGACATGGCGGCGGGCCGGACCAGCCTGCCGTTGCGCGACCAAGGCGGGCGCGTCGCGCATCTGCACGGGCACTGCCACCAGAAGGCCTTCGATGCGATGGGTGCGGTCGAGAAGACTTTGCGGGCGGTGCCGGGGCTCGAGGTCAAGCCGATCGAATCGAGCTGCTGCGGCATGTCCGGCGCCTTCGGCTATGGCGCCGCGACGATCGATGTCTCGCTCGCCATGGGCGAGCTCTCGCTGCTGCCGGCGGTGCGCAAGGCTGGGCCTGACGATCTCGTCGTCGCCGACGGCACCAGCTGCCGCCATCAGATCCATGACGGCGCCGGCCGCGAGGCCGTGCATGTCGTCAGGGTGCTGGATGCCGCGCTGAAGGAGCACAGCACACCGGCATAGAGAACGACAAACCCGGAGAACGGGACAACCGAGGGAGGACGATCATGCTACGGACGACGCTTCTCGGCACTTTGGCGCTCTGCGCGATCGGAGGCGCACACCAGGCCATGGCGAAAGACTATTTCCTCGCGAGCGGGCGCTGGGACAATGTCGTCCTGGTCATCGATCTCGACAAGGCGATCGACCCGGCCAATGACGGCACGGCGAAGGCGGTCGTCAATCGCTTGCGCGTCACCCCGGATATCCAGGTCGACGGCAAGACCGTGGTTTCGAGCGGCCAGCCGATCTCCATCGCGATCGCGCCGGATCATCGCCGCGCCTATGTCGTCAATCATTCCGGCCGCTCGACGCCCGAGGCGGCCGCCGCCTTCCAGCATGGCCATGCCGGCACGGTGACGGTCATCGATCTCAAGAAGGCGCTCGATCCGGCGAGCAACGGCACGCTCGGTGCGGTCGAAGGCTATATCGAGACCGGCGGCTTCGGCCCGACCGGTTTTGCCATCGCCGCCGACGGCAAGCATGCGGTCCTCGCCCATGCCGAGCAGGAGGGCGACGAGGATGGCGGGCGCCATCTCAGCATCGTCGACCTCGCGACCAACAAGGTGATCCGCAAGGTCGAGCAGGCCTTTGGCAAGCCCGGCTTCCCCTGTCCGCCCAATCCGGTGCCGCATCGCGCGCCCGATCCGAAGTTCGGCTGCTTCCCCGACACCAATGGCGTCACCATCAGCCCGCTCGGCGGCGGCACGATCTTCGGCGCCAATGGCGGCACCGACGATATCACGGTGATGAGCCTCAGCAAGGCGATCGCCGGCGAGAGCGGGGCGGAGCTCGCGCGCATCCCGGTCCAGGCCGGCGGCTTCGGCATCTCGACCAGCCCGGATGGCAAGCTCGTTGCCCATGCCTCGCGCGAGAATGCCCAGACCGACACGCCCGGCAACACCGTCACGATCGTCGATGTCGAGAAGGCGCTGAGCGATCCCGGCAAGGCCGAGGTTGCGCGCGTCCTCGTCGGCACCGATGACGAGAAGACGCCGACGCGGCCCTTCGTCGCCGCCTTCCTGCCGGACGGCAAGCGCATCCTCTCGACCCAGTTCCGCTCGAACAATATCGACATCATCGATGTCGCCAAGGCGCTCACAAAGCAGCCCGCGACGATCAAGCGCATCGAGCTCAAGACGCCTGGCGGTGAACCGTCGCGGCCGCGCGGCATCGCGATCACGCCGGATGGAAAATACGCGGCGATCACCGGAGCGCCCAAGGGAAAATCCAACTCCAGCGTCGTCTGGATCGTCGATCTGGCGAGCTATGAGGTGAAGGGCCGCGTCACCGAAATCGGCAATGAGAGCTACATGATCGGGGCTTTCCAGGCCGACTGAGAGGGCAGGGCGCAGGCCACGATCCACAGCTATCTCCGGCGCGGATTCAGGGGGTGTTAACCCTGCGCCGGTACCTCTCGATGCTCAGTCGAGTGAGTGTCGGGCCAGCGTTGATCCATGCGTAAAATCCATCGCAATCTCCAGACGAACAGCGCCTCTCCCGCTGCCCGAATTTCGGATCAACTCGCTGATTTCGCTGACATTCCGGAGCCGGCTCCGGTCGATCGCCGGACATCCGTAGCACCGGGTGTGCCAGGGCTCGTGCGCTTCGGGCGCACGCCCGACAAGGTTCGCCGGCAGGAGGTCGAGAGCGCTGCCGTCGAGGCGGCGACTCCGCTGCCAGGACCTGCGCCGGAAGCGCCCGTCGATCCCGACCGCGTCCGCTATTGGCGGACCCCGCGGCACATGCTCCAGCAGGTCTGGGGAGGCGGGTCGCCCGAGGCGCCGCTGCCCGAGGCCACGTCGCAGGTCGAAGCCGAGATGGCGGAGGAGGGCGAGGATGCCCTGATCGCTCCGGCAGTCGATGTACCGCTGCCGGATGAGAGCCCGGCCGAGGCGGTCACGACCCCGTTCGCCTTCCTCTCCGACGCTGCCTTCTGGGAATTCATCCCGGACGCCGAGCAGGAGGACGAGGCAACATTCGAGACCGCGCCGCCGGTCCGCGCATCCAGGGCGCCGCTGGCGATGGCCCAGCCTATCGCGCCGGTGGCAGTGGCCGAGTCGGCGCGCCCGGCGCCTGCTCCGATTCCCGCGACTGCCTCGGCGACGATGACCTTCGGCTGGACGCAGCCCTATCGTTTTGAGCTGAGCCTCACGCCGCCTGCTCTACAGGTCGTTGCACCGGCTCCTGCGCCGGCGATCTCGGTTCGCGCGTCGAAGGCCTTGGCTCCGGCGCCGGCTCCGCGCCGCAGGATCATGGGGCAGCTCGCGCCAGCCGCAGCGCCCGTGCCGAAGGCGGTCGCGGCGGAGGCTGTGCCCGCTTCCGTGCAGCCGAAGGTTTCAGTCGTGCCTTCTGCGCCAAAGCTGCGCGCCGTCGCCCTGCAGCCGCGGCCGGCCGCATTCCATGGCTTCGAATTGCCGCCGATCGAGTTCCTGGCCGAGCCGCCGCAGATCGCGGCAACGATCCCGATCGAGCTCATCCAGCAGAATTCCGGACTGCTCGAGGGGATTCTGGAGGACTTCAACGTTCGTGGCGAGGTGGTTCAGGCCTGCCCCGGCCCCGTCGTCACTCTCTACGAGCTTGAGCCGGCCCCCGGCACCAAATCCTCGCGCGTCATCTCGCTTGCCGACGACATCGCGCGGTCGATGAGCGCGGTGTCGGCGCGTGTTGCGGTGGTGCAGGGCAAGAACGCGATCGGCATCGAGCTGCCCAACGCCAAGCGCGAGACCGTCTTCCTGCGCGAATTGCTCGCCAGCCAGGATTTCGAGGGCACCAAGCACAAGCTCGCGCTCTGCCTCGGCAAGACCATCGGCGGCGAGCCGGTGATCGCGGACTTGGCACGTATGCCCCACCTTCTAGTGGCGGGCACCACCGGCTCGGGCAAGTCGGTCGCAATCAACACCATGATCCTGTCGATCCTCTACCGGCTGAAGCCGGAGGAGTGCCGGCTGATCATGGTCGATCCCAAGATGCTCGAGCTTTCCGTCTATGACGGCATCCCGCATCTGCTCACCCCCGTCGTCACCGACCCGAAGAAGGCGGTCGTCGCCCTGAAATGGGCGGTGCGCGAGATGGAGGAGCGCTACAAGAAGATGTCGAAGCTCGGTGTGCGCAACATCGACGGGTTTAATTTACGAGTGGCGGAGGCGGCCGCGGCAGGAGAGGTCATCACCCGCACGGTCCAGACCGGCTTCGACAAGCATTCGGGCGAGGCGATCTACGAGGAGGAGGCGATGGACCTGTCGCCTCTGCCCTATATCGTCGTGATCGTCGACGAGATGGCCGACCTGATGATGGTCGCCGGCAAGGAGATCGAGGGCACGATCCAGCGCCTGGCGCAGATGGCCCGCGCCGCCGGCATCCATGTGGTCCTCGCGACGCAGCGGCCTTCGGTCGACGTGATCACCGGCACGATCAAGGCGAACTTCCCGACGCGCATCTCCTTCCAGGTCACCAGCAAGATCGACAGCCGCACCATCCTCGGCGAGATGGGCGCCGAGCAGCTGCTCGGCCAGGGCGACATGCTCTACATGGCCGGCGGCGGCCGGATCACCCGGGTGCACGGCCCGTTCGTCTCGGACGCCGAGGTCGAGAAGGTGGTGGCGCATCTGAAGACGCAAGGGCGGCCTGACTATCTCGACGCGGTCACCGCCGAGGAGGAGGCCGGCACGGCTGAGGACGAGGACGGGGCGGTCTTCGACAAGAGCGCCATGGGCGCCGAAAGCGACGACCCCTACGAGCAGGCGGTCGCGGTGGTCCTGCGCGACAAGAAGGCCTCGACCTCCTACATCCAGCGCCGCCTGCAGATCGGCTACAACCGCGCCGCCTCGATCATGGAGCGGATGGAGAACGAAGGCATCGTCGGCCCCGCCAACCACGCCGGCAAACGCGAGATCCTCGTCGAAGCCGGTAGAGCACGCGAAGACGAGGACTGAGGCGCGGGCTCAGTCCGACCAGGACAGCAGGATCTCGTAGGCCGTCGGTTTGACCAGGCGCATATCCGGGTTGGACGAG is drawn from Bosea sp. Tri-49 and contains these coding sequences:
- a CDS encoding YncE family protein, with product MLRTTLLGTLALCAIGGAHQAMAKDYFLASGRWDNVVLVIDLDKAIDPANDGTAKAVVNRLRVTPDIQVDGKTVVSSGQPISIAIAPDHRRAYVVNHSGRSTPEAAAAFQHGHAGTVTVIDLKKALDPASNGTLGAVEGYIETGGFGPTGFAIAADGKHAVLAHAEQEGDEDGGRHLSIVDLATNKVIRKVEQAFGKPGFPCPPNPVPHRAPDPKFGCFPDTNGVTISPLGGGTIFGANGGTDDITVMSLSKAIAGESGAELARIPVQAGGFGISTSPDGKLVAHASRENAQTDTPGNTVTIVDVEKALSDPGKAEVARVLVGTDDEKTPTRPFVAAFLPDGKRILSTQFRSNNIDIIDVAKALTKQPATIKRIELKTPGGEPSRPRGIAITPDGKYAAITGAPKGKSNSSVVWIVDLASYEVKGRVTEIGNESYMIGAFQAD
- a CDS encoding DNA translocase FtsK; the encoded protein is MPGLVRFGRTPDKVRRQEVESAAVEAATPLPGPAPEAPVDPDRVRYWRTPRHMLQQVWGGGSPEAPLPEATSQVEAEMAEEGEDALIAPAVDVPLPDESPAEAVTTPFAFLSDAAFWEFIPDAEQEDEATFETAPPVRASRAPLAMAQPIAPVAVAESARPAPAPIPATASATMTFGWTQPYRFELSLTPPALQVVAPAPAPAISVRASKALAPAPAPRRRIMGQLAPAAAPVPKAVAAEAVPASVQPKVSVVPSAPKLRAVALQPRPAAFHGFELPPIEFLAEPPQIAATIPIELIQQNSGLLEGILEDFNVRGEVVQACPGPVVTLYELEPAPGTKSSRVISLADDIARSMSAVSARVAVVQGKNAIGIELPNAKRETVFLRELLASQDFEGTKHKLALCLGKTIGGEPVIADLARMPHLLVAGTTGSGKSVAINTMILSILYRLKPEECRLIMVDPKMLELSVYDGIPHLLTPVVTDPKKAVVALKWAVREMEERYKKMSKLGVRNIDGFNLRVAEAAAAGEVITRTVQTGFDKHSGEAIYEEEAMDLSPLPYIVVIVDEMADLMMVAGKEIEGTIQRLAQMARAAGIHVVLATQRPSVDVITGTIKANFPTRISFQVTSKIDSRTILGEMGAEQLLGQGDMLYMAGGGRITRVHGPFVSDAEVEKVVAHLKTQGRPDYLDAVTAEEEAGTAEDEDGAVFDKSAMGAESDDPYEQAVAVVLRDKKASTSYIQRRLQIGYNRAASIMERMENEGIVGPANHAGKREILVEAGRAREDED
- a CDS encoding FAD-binding and (Fe-S)-binding domain-containing protein, translating into MTQAALPRPHSRNLGFERKLSQALEGEVRFDAFTRGRYATDASIYQIVPQGVAFPKSEADIAAALTIAAEHGVPVIARGGGTSQNGQPIGDALILDMSRHFNAVRDYDPAARTVSVAPGIVLEALNTHVKKDGLFFPVEPSTASRCTIGGMVGNNSSGARSLRYGKTVDNVVALKALFHDGEPFALGEGPVDDNASPRARALMETMLALADRHRDEIEAIFPKVQRRVGGYNLDELIVPRPNLSHLLVGSEGTLALTTQATLKLSPLPQHRVMGVCHFPNFRAAMETTQHLVALGPAAVELVDNNVLVLGADIPLFVRTLADITKGKPNCLLLVEFAGDNLSALKADLRRLDQCMADHGFSDAVVEVIEPARQKPVWEVREACLNIMMSMKGDGKPVSFIEDCAVPLEHLADYTDAVTALFERHGTRGTWYAHASVGCLHVRPILNMKTEAGVKAMRGIAEEACELVRRFKGSFSGEHGDGISRSDFVEPMFGGPLTRAFEAVKDGFDPGNHLNPGKIVRPYHMDDRSLMRFPPGYATPVPMETALDWSDWGGLGGAVEMCNNNGTCRKMAGGTMCPSYRATREEQHLTRGRANTLRLAISGQLGEGAFTSPEMKETLDLCVSCKGCKRDCPTGVDMARMKVEFLHHYHAKHGLPLKERLIAYLPRYAPFAATLAPLMNLRDRIPLLAKLSERWLGFSARRSLPVWRTPWRETAGRSDLSAVRGDGRDIVLFGDTFNRYFERENLEAAERVLKAGGYRLHRVEAAGGGRPLCCGRTFLSAGLVEEARAEARRTLDALAPFVAKGARIVGLEPSCLMSFRDEFGALLPKAEVEPLAKAALLVEELLAGDMAAGRTSLPLRDQGGRVAHLHGHCHQKAFDAMGAVEKTLRAVPGLEVKPIESSCCGMSGAFGYGAATIDVSLAMGELSLLPAVRKAGPDDLVVADGTSCRHQIHDGAGREAVHVVRVLDAALKEHSTPA